The following proteins come from a genomic window of Rutidosis leptorrhynchoides isolate AG116_Rl617_1_P2 chromosome 10, CSIRO_AGI_Rlap_v1, whole genome shotgun sequence:
- the LOC139871693 gene encoding glycosyltransferase BC10-like: MSPTPLSLLCALLLTLPLAIVFTINTDTTTTATVSPPIPTVHFHRPISPPHQKLIKNTTSLIEDIDQKNDENSYEKLLLQMAGEVNKKPSPTSSPKKLAFMFLTVGSLPMAPLWELYFNRTKRKNLYNIYIHANPNLRHDLIFQGVFTNRTIPSKLTRRHTPSLAAAHRRLLAHALLNDPLKYMFILLSPSCIPIHSFDFTYKTLIKSKKSFVEILENEPGAWGRWAARGDSVMAPEVEFDMFRIGSQFSVLTRQHAMVAVSDTRVWSKFKLPCLKENRYRCYPEENYLPTLLSMVDTVGCVPATLTFVEWKGRYDGHPHTFHAQDVGPELIRTIRGRRPRYGDEQINGSDVSLRKRNDPFLFARKFGSDTVGALMDIANDVILRD, translated from the coding sequence ATGTCTCCCACCCCTCTCTCCCTCCTTTGCGCTCTCCTCCTTACGCTTCCTCTTGCCATCGTGTTCACCATCAACACCGacaccaccaccaccgccaccgtCTCTCCACCCATCCCCACCGTCCATTTCCACCGCCCCATTTCACCACCACATCAAAAACTCATTAAAAACACGACTTCATTAATAGAAGATATCGACCAAAAAAACGACGAAAATAGCTACGAAAAGTTGCTCTTACAAATGGCCGGTGAGGTTAATAAAAAACCGTCACCTACCAGCTCACCGAAAAAGCTAGCATTCATGTTCTTAACTGTGGGGTCACTCCCAATGGCCCCACTTTGGGAGCTTTACTTCAACCGTACAAAACGAAAGAATCTATACAACATATACATACACGCCAACCCCAATCTAAGACACGACCTTATTTTTCAAGGCGTTTTTACCAACCGCACCATTCCGTCTAAGCTCACGCGCCGCCATACTCCGTCACTTGCTGCCGCTCACCGTCGTCTACTCGCACATGCATTACTCAACGACCCGTTGAAGTACATGTTTATCCTTTTGTCACCTTCTTGTATTCCAATCCATTCTTTCGATTTCACTTATAAAACGTTGATCAAGTCGAAAAAAAGTTTCGTCGAAATACTTGAAAACGAGCCTGGCGCGTGGGGGAGATGGGCGGCTCGTGGAGATTCAGTTATGGCTCCGGAAGTGGAGTTTGATATGTTTAGAATAGGGTCTCAATTTTCGGTTTTGACGCGTCAGCATGCCATGGTGGCAGTGAGTGACACGCGTGTTTGGTCTAAATTCAAGCTACCGTGTCTGAAGGAGAACAGATACAGGTGTTACCCTGAAGAGAATTACTTGCCTACACTGTTGTCCATGGTAGATACGGTAGGGTGCGTGCCAGCTACGTTGACTTTCGTTGAATGGAAGGGACGTTATGATGGTCATCCGCATACGTTTCATGCACAAGATGTGGGGCCAGAGTTAATCAGGACCATCCGTGGACGGAGGCCAAGATACGGTGATGAGCAGATCAACGGTTCAGATGTGAGTTTAAGGAAACGGAATGACCCGTTTTTGTTTGCGAGAAAATTCGGGTCGGATACGGTGGGAGCGTTAATGGATATAGCGAATGACGTCATATTGAGAGATTAG